Proteins encoded together in one Yersinia mollaretii ATCC 43969 window:
- a CDS encoding fimbrial protein, with protein MKKILLNSFAMAFLATTTQINAATPIYGGTINFTGNAVNAACAVSAKSSNQTIDMGQVRLAELDGGANKLSSAKTAFTIILDQCDTNVASQVGVLFTGSVANANQEILAAGMGATSTAATGIGIHITDPNGDAVKFDGSANSNFTLIGVTNVLTYFAQFISTAATVTDGNTNATMTFSVTYT; from the coding sequence ATGAAGAAAATACTGCTTAATTCCTTCGCTATGGCGTTCCTGGCTACTACTACTCAAATAAATGCAGCCACACCAATATATGGCGGCACTATTAATTTTACAGGGAACGCCGTTAATGCCGCTTGTGCGGTAAGTGCCAAATCCTCTAACCAAACTATCGATATGGGACAGGTGCGCCTTGCTGAGCTTGATGGTGGAGCAAATAAACTGTCTTCAGCTAAAACCGCATTCACCATCATATTGGACCAATGTGACACCAATGTTGCTTCACAAGTGGGGGTGCTGTTTACCGGGTCAGTCGCTAATGCCAATCAGGAGATACTTGCTGCCGGTATGGGGGCGACGAGTACTGCTGCAACGGGAATAGGTATTCACATCACTGATCCAAATGGCGATGCTGTGAAATTCGATGGGAGTGCGAACAGTAATTTCACTTTGATTGGTGTAACTAATGTTCTGACTTATTTTGCTCAATTTATTAGTACTGCAGCCACGGTAACCGACGGCAATACGAATGCGACTATGACGTTTAGTGTGACCTATACCTAA
- a CDS encoding CASTOR/POLLUX-related putative ion channel — MYRFKRALTYHFDNFMAKGIFAFLTAILILTFTISAISALFLLNADPNIEKQGFINILSTNMQEALRISLRGGTIYSVIGGVIIGVGGLLMAAMLGSVLNYTLFQKIHDLRRGRSMIYAKNHVVILGWSMQVHYIIGELIIANQHNGGVKIVIMGEEDKLLMEETIREKLKLLFGFKNYFGTKIVCRSGNTSTREDIDILSLDTARAIIVLGSDNNQHDINVIKTLLAITNAVNPPSATCTITAAVKSEDYYQAAVIASNDRATLVVSDPLMARISAQSCNQPGLATIYGELLSFKGDEIYFSNSVHLTGRKFSDVLLQYPDSIVIGIRTKNGVNKLLPDMNHIFESGESVILIAEDDTLIGEITTKSHKIDNLIKHKAILGHPRTTMAPPRANTLILGWNSRAEILIREMDAYIGPGSHTTVICQPINIGDENKIIEVINNLDVVNQHINFISKDIMTYNSIREVNVEKYSCVLVLTSDDVDTKNADSKTLMTLMYLRGIAKKTNKHFAIISEMQEPNNRELAQSAYPDDFIISSKIVSLILTQYAENINLKSIYDDIFDSDGAEIYLKDVTRYLHCNQQVNFYTAIAAAANQGHIAIGYRIMKYKHDKTRNYGVVINPVKDKEIIFHKEDQLIVFSES; from the coding sequence ATGTACCGTTTTAAACGAGCATTAACTTATCATTTCGATAACTTTATGGCTAAAGGGATTTTTGCCTTTTTAACCGCCATTTTGATTTTAACATTTACTATTTCTGCTATTTCTGCGCTGTTTCTACTTAATGCTGACCCCAATATTGAGAAACAGGGTTTTATAAATATTTTAAGCACTAATATGCAAGAGGCTTTGCGTATAAGCCTGAGAGGCGGAACAATTTACTCTGTTATCGGCGGAGTTATCATTGGTGTCGGCGGGCTACTTATGGCTGCGATGTTGGGTAGTGTACTAAATTACACCCTTTTCCAAAAGATTCACGATTTACGCCGTGGGCGCTCAATGATTTACGCAAAAAATCATGTCGTAATATTAGGTTGGTCTATGCAGGTCCATTATATAATTGGGGAACTTATCATTGCTAACCAACATAATGGTGGTGTAAAAATTGTTATTATGGGGGAAGAAGACAAGCTTCTGATGGAAGAAACCATCCGTGAAAAATTAAAGTTACTCTTCGGGTTTAAAAATTATTTTGGTACAAAAATTGTGTGTCGTAGCGGTAATACCTCTACACGAGAAGACATTGACATTCTTAGCCTTGATACCGCCCGGGCTATCATCGTGCTTGGCTCAGACAATAATCAACATGACATTAACGTGATTAAAACATTATTGGCTATTACTAATGCCGTTAATCCGCCTTCTGCCACTTGCACGATAACTGCCGCTGTTAAAAGTGAAGATTACTACCAAGCAGCGGTTATAGCTTCGAATGATCGGGCAACCTTAGTCGTCAGCGATCCCTTAATGGCAAGAATCAGTGCTCAAAGTTGCAATCAACCTGGGCTGGCAACAATATACGGTGAGCTGCTTTCATTTAAAGGTGATGAAATCTACTTTAGTAATTCTGTCCATCTCACAGGGAGAAAATTCAGCGATGTTTTATTGCAATATCCGGACTCTATCGTCATCGGTATTAGGACGAAAAATGGCGTCAATAAATTATTGCCTGATATGAACCATATTTTTGAGTCCGGTGAATCTGTAATACTGATTGCTGAAGATGATACTCTTATTGGCGAAATTACCACTAAAAGTCATAAAATTGATAACTTAATCAAACATAAGGCTATATTGGGACATCCAAGAACTACAATGGCTCCCCCAAGAGCAAATACCTTGATATTAGGTTGGAACTCTCGCGCAGAAATTCTTATTCGCGAAATGGATGCTTATATTGGCCCCGGCTCACACACCACTGTCATTTGTCAGCCCATAAATATTGGAGATGAAAATAAAATAATTGAAGTTATAAATAATTTGGATGTGGTTAATCAGCACATAAACTTTATATCTAAAGATATTATGACCTATAATAGTATTAGGGAAGTTAATGTTGAGAAGTACTCGTGTGTACTGGTATTAACATCTGATGATGTAGATACAAAAAATGCAGATTCAAAAACATTAATGACATTGATGTATTTACGCGGTATTGCAAAGAAAACCAATAAACACTTCGCAATAATTAGTGAGATGCAGGAGCCAAACAACCGAGAATTGGCACAGTCGGCTTATCCTGATGACTTCATTATTAGTTCAAAGATAGTCAGTTTGATTCTTACTCAATATGCTGAAAATATTAACTTAAAGTCTATTTATGACGATATATTCGATTCGGATGGTGCTGAAATATATCTTAAAGATGTCACTAGGTATTTGCACTGCAATCAACAGGTAAATTTTTACACAGCAATCGCAGCGGCGGCGAATCAAGGTCATATTGCTATCGGTTATAGAATCATGAAATATAAGCATGACAAAACGCGGAATTACGGAGTTGTGATAAACCCGGTAAAAGATAAAGAGATCATCTTCCACAAAGAAGATCAGCTTATTGTTTTCTCCGAAAGTTAG
- a CDS encoding PEP-utilizing enzyme: protein MILFLNEITTDLYPHVGEKARSLAILYQQYRYYIPASFVIDYGVDITSVLVQKRILAAFDLFQVDAVAVRASSVAEDEKTHSLSGKCLTVLNTSRDQLLTVVQSVMASGPAGYSVNVIVQPMLHGAFSGICHSWGTQGDNGKLLIEMISGMSHNVAGNQLVPISLNLNRCDEAFSEQIQKIKNKLSISAIANNELITTILKELRRTVLELERVFGGPVNIEWCWSYDKLYILKCQPVVFEKKVEEVAISNSSKTKSNKLSLMASGKLVKPPKGNFHYNESTQGPLWMMEHSFNIKSSKKNVSDYPCFFTSADKYLKKNNNTYQYFTRSSHSDELSINKIEKMMGYADHCYSQQREYFDYLVDCDFDNMKPKVLLNHFEQALSFYANHIALYSATEPQVLHFVYSPLLDEISHDELLSLLKPDEDNLIVQEKNDWQQLLSEPFSPDSVLAHIKKYPFIAFSYYSAEQQMLAFEAIYYQQKSISSDASTVNNANEVVCHKTRILSKYPEFKSKVNLINRISINRERMKNGWIGIGYFLNPLFHSLAKRYNETVDDILKTYRVNDIKRLIMYGDKLDSYVKMQRTDNMIWLSSNGLLTICQGISAKKITYRLEKVTQNVSDLSGIIASKGSAKGKAVIVHSDDIKNYQKVNDKFKDGDILVSDVTQPNMYDLIKRSSAVITNEGGLLSHAAVICREINIPCLVQVSGATTLINDGQIVELIDGELKIVSGW, encoded by the coding sequence ATGATTTTATTTCTTAATGAAATTACCACGGATTTATACCCACATGTTGGTGAAAAAGCCAGAAGTTTGGCAATTTTATATCAACAGTATCGTTATTATATTCCCGCCAGTTTTGTTATTGATTATGGTGTAGATATCACCTCTGTATTGGTACAGAAACGCATACTGGCCGCATTTGACTTATTTCAGGTTGATGCTGTTGCTGTTCGAGCCAGTTCGGTCGCCGAGGATGAGAAAACACATTCTTTGTCAGGCAAATGTCTAACGGTGTTGAACACTTCAAGAGATCAATTATTAACGGTAGTCCAATCAGTTATGGCCTCAGGTCCGGCAGGATACTCGGTCAATGTAATCGTTCAACCCATGCTGCATGGGGCATTTTCCGGTATTTGTCATAGTTGGGGAACGCAGGGAGATAATGGAAAATTATTGATAGAAATGATTTCTGGTATGTCGCATAACGTCGCGGGAAATCAGTTAGTGCCTATTTCTCTCAACCTGAATCGGTGTGATGAGGCTTTTAGCGAACAAATACAAAAAATTAAAAATAAATTAAGTATAAGTGCTATAGCTAACAATGAGTTGATCACAACAATATTAAAAGAGTTGCGTAGGACTGTACTTGAATTAGAGCGCGTATTTGGCGGTCCGGTTAATATAGAGTGGTGTTGGAGTTACGATAAGCTTTATATTTTAAAATGTCAGCCAGTGGTTTTTGAAAAAAAAGTTGAAGAAGTTGCTATTAGTAATAGTAGTAAAACTAAAAGTAATAAATTAAGTTTGATGGCGAGTGGGAAATTAGTAAAACCTCCCAAGGGTAACTTTCACTATAATGAGTCAACTCAAGGGCCTTTATGGATGATGGAGCATAGTTTTAACATAAAATCATCAAAAAAGAATGTTTCTGACTATCCCTGTTTTTTTACCAGTGCAGATAAATATCTTAAAAAAAACAATAATACATATCAATATTTTACGCGTAGTAGTCACTCAGATGAACTGTCAATCAACAAAATTGAAAAAATGATGGGTTATGCTGACCATTGTTATAGTCAACAGCGTGAGTATTTTGATTATTTGGTTGATTGTGATTTTGATAATATGAAACCAAAAGTATTACTGAATCATTTTGAACAGGCTCTGAGTTTCTATGCTAATCATATTGCACTCTATTCGGCAACTGAGCCTCAAGTCTTACATTTTGTCTATAGCCCATTATTAGATGAAATTTCTCATGACGAATTGCTATCATTACTTAAGCCAGATGAGGACAATCTTATTGTTCAGGAGAAAAATGACTGGCAACAGCTATTATCTGAACCATTTTCCCCTGATAGTGTTTTAGCTCATATCAAAAAATATCCTTTTATCGCTTTTAGCTATTATTCTGCTGAGCAACAAATGTTGGCTTTTGAAGCGATTTATTACCAACAGAAAAGTATCAGTAGTGATGCTTCTACGGTGAATAATGCGAATGAAGTCGTGTGCCATAAAACGCGGATTTTGTCTAAATATCCAGAGTTTAAAAGTAAAGTAAATCTGATTAATAGAATTTCAATAAATAGAGAAAGAATGAAAAATGGTTGGATAGGCATTGGCTATTTTCTAAATCCATTATTTCATTCTCTGGCCAAGAGATACAATGAAACAGTTGATGATATCCTTAAAACCTATCGAGTTAATGATATTAAGCGGTTAATTATGTATGGAGATAAATTAGACTCCTACGTTAAAATGCAACGTACCGATAATATGATTTGGCTCAGCAGTAATGGTCTTCTCACTATTTGTCAGGGGATTTCCGCAAAAAAAATAACCTACCGACTTGAAAAAGTTACACAAAATGTTTCTGACTTATCGGGCATCATTGCGAGCAAAGGAAGCGCGAAGGGGAAAGCAGTTATTGTCCATAGTGATGATATTAAAAACTATCAAAAAGTGAATGATAAATTCAAGGATGGAGATATATTAGTCTCTGATGTGACACAACCAAATATGTATGATCTTATTAAACGTAGTTCGGCAGTGATTACTAATGAAGGTGGTTTGCTTTCTCATGCGGCAGTTATTTGCCGTGAGATTAACATTCCCTGTCTGGTGCAGGTCTCTGGTGCCACAACGTTAATCAACGACGGGCAGATAGTTGAACTGATAGATGGCGAACTAAAAATAGTCTCAGGTTGGTAA
- a CDS encoding fimbrial biogenesis usher protein — translation MKKTRKCFRPTPIALLLVTALHTTEANAGVYFDPAFLADDPSKVADLSHFERGDTSLPGIYRVDIFVNDKSIGTDDIDFQPRNAATTKTTNSASLSACIPVEKISQLNINLAAVPALANLDAGRCVQLENYIPDAISNLNLEKLRLDISIPQAMLNKSARGEVPIESWDNGITAALINYNFVGSNSRGDFNQDNYFLNLDSGINLDAWRLRNFSTWNKSGKNAKGNWQNINSYAQRNIVSLKSNLTIGQANSSSDVFDSVGYQGGQLNSDDSMLADSQRGFAPIVRGIARSNAQVTIRQNGYVIYETFVPSGAFVIDDLFPTGSSGNLQVSVTEADGSINSYTVPYATVPKLQREGRMKYSLTGGKIRSNRDQETPPFAQGSLLWGLPHNTTVYTGTQWSNNYTAFLLGVGKNMGDWGAVSLDATTANSTLVDDSKHSGQSVRLLYGKSLSSLGTNLQLAGYRYSTQGFYTLADTTNRMMVGNHDVAMQDGVVSVKPSLAGYYNLYYTPRGNLQLTVNQRVEAAGTNGTAFLSANQKSYWNTNKTNELFQVGYNTNINNINYSLAYNYNKNPWLSNADQAFSLGVSFPLNRWLSSGGTPRRNTNNMYANYRNTMDNHGKMQQSAGVSGSLLDKNNLSYSLQQSYANRGGDTSSNASMNYRGTYGTANAGYNYSGGDTRINYGLRGGVVVHSEGVTLSQPLSDANVLIKAQGAKGVSVANGTGVKTDLWGYAVLPSASAYRNNRVALDTNTLANNIELDNAALNVVPTRGALVKADFNARIGVRSLMSLTYQGKAVPFGALVTQPGVDNPSIVSDDGVVYLSGLPLSGQLQVRWADGPQGQCSAQYQLPENSEHNEISYATAECV, via the coding sequence TTGAAAAAAACACGAAAGTGTTTTCGTCCAACGCCAATAGCTTTGTTATTAGTCACCGCATTGCATACGACTGAGGCTAATGCAGGTGTCTATTTCGATCCGGCATTTTTGGCTGATGACCCCAGTAAAGTGGCGGATCTATCTCACTTCGAGCGGGGTGATACATCACTACCAGGTATTTATCGGGTAGATATTTTTGTTAATGATAAGTCAATTGGTACTGATGATATTGATTTTCAACCACGCAATGCCGCTACCACCAAAACAACAAATAGCGCATCACTCTCGGCCTGCATTCCTGTTGAGAAAATTAGCCAATTAAATATTAATCTGGCTGCAGTTCCGGCATTAGCCAATCTAGATGCTGGGCGCTGCGTACAACTGGAGAACTATATCCCAGATGCCATCAGCAATTTGAATCTAGAAAAACTACGGCTGGATATTAGTATTCCTCAGGCGATGCTAAATAAGAGTGCTCGTGGTGAAGTGCCGATTGAAAGTTGGGATAATGGTATAACCGCCGCATTGATTAATTATAATTTTGTAGGCTCTAACTCCAGAGGTGATTTCAATCAGGATAACTATTTCCTGAATCTGGACAGTGGCATTAATCTGGATGCTTGGCGCTTACGCAATTTCTCTACTTGGAATAAAAGTGGTAAAAATGCTAAGGGTAATTGGCAGAATATTAACAGCTATGCCCAACGCAATATTGTGTCACTGAAAAGTAATCTGACGATAGGTCAGGCTAATAGCAGCAGCGATGTGTTTGATAGTGTTGGTTATCAGGGGGGCCAATTAAATTCAGACGACAGCATGTTGGCGGATAGCCAGCGTGGTTTTGCGCCAATAGTACGTGGGATTGCACGCAGTAACGCTCAGGTTACCATTCGGCAAAATGGCTATGTCATTTATGAAACGTTTGTCCCCTCAGGTGCTTTTGTTATTGATGATTTATTCCCAACCGGCTCCAGTGGTAATTTGCAAGTCAGCGTGACGGAAGCGGATGGCAGTATTAACAGTTATACCGTGCCTTATGCAACAGTGCCTAAATTGCAGCGAGAAGGGCGAATGAAATACAGCCTGACTGGCGGTAAAATACGTAGCAATCGTGATCAGGAAACGCCACCTTTTGCTCAAGGGAGTTTGCTATGGGGATTACCGCATAATACCACGGTTTATACCGGCACCCAGTGGTCAAATAATTACACTGCCTTCTTGCTGGGGGTGGGTAAAAATATGGGAGATTGGGGGGCTGTTTCCCTCGATGCCACTACAGCTAATAGCACCTTGGTTGACGACAGCAAACATAGCGGGCAATCAGTACGTTTACTGTATGGGAAATCCCTTAGCTCACTAGGAACTAACCTTCAGTTAGCTGGTTATCGCTATTCTACTCAGGGTTTTTATACGCTAGCGGATACCACCAACAGAATGATGGTCGGTAACCATGATGTTGCTATGCAAGATGGTGTGGTATCGGTTAAACCGAGCTTAGCCGGGTATTACAATCTTTACTATACCCCGCGTGGCAATCTACAACTCACCGTCAACCAGCGAGTGGAAGCGGCAGGTACGAACGGCACGGCATTTCTAAGTGCTAACCAAAAGAGTTACTGGAATACCAACAAAACTAATGAGCTTTTTCAGGTGGGTTATAACACCAATATCAATAATATTAATTACTCCCTAGCTTACAACTACAATAAAAACCCGTGGTTGAGCAATGCTGATCAGGCTTTCTCGCTGGGTGTGTCCTTCCCGCTTAATCGGTGGCTCTCCTCTGGTGGTACCCCGCGTCGCAATACCAATAACATGTATGCCAACTACAGAAACACCATGGATAACCATGGCAAAATGCAACAAAGTGCCGGTGTCAGTGGCTCGTTGCTGGATAAGAACAACCTGAGCTATAGCTTGCAGCAAAGCTATGCAAACCGGGGGGGAGATACCAGTAGCAATGCTTCGATGAACTACCGAGGGACTTACGGTACAGCCAATGCCGGATATAACTACAGTGGCGGCGATACGCGGATTAACTACGGATTGCGTGGCGGTGTAGTTGTTCATTCTGAAGGTGTCACGCTTAGCCAGCCACTCAGTGATGCCAATGTCCTGATAAAAGCCCAAGGTGCCAAAGGGGTTTCTGTTGCCAATGGTACTGGTGTGAAAACTGACCTCTGGGGATATGCTGTACTGCCTTCTGCTTCTGCTTACCGTAACAATCGGGTGGCCTTAGATACGAATACTCTGGCGAATAATATTGAGCTGGATAATGCAGCACTGAATGTCGTTCCGACCCGTGGGGCACTAGTGAAAGCTGATTTTAATGCACGAATTGGTGTGCGTAGCTTGATGAGTCTGACTTATCAGGGCAAAGCGGTGCCTTTTGGTGCTTTAGTCACTCAACCGGGTGTTGATAACCCAAGCATTGTTTCTGACGACGGCGTGGTTTATCTGTCTGGTTTACCATTAAGCGGACAATTGCAGGTGCGTTGGGCCGATGGGCCTCAAGGGCAGTGTAGTGCGCAATATCAACTACCAGAAAACAGCGAACATAATGAAATCAGTTACGCAACGGCGGAGTGTGTGTAA
- a CDS encoding fimbria/pilus periplasmic chaperone, translating to MVTQLLKKCAILSLLSSLFLPLVAYAGGVGLGATRVIYPSENKQVSLSVRNSDEKGFFLIQSWVEDNQGKKVNDFVITPPLFMIKPMSENSLRITYTGKALPTDKESAYRIVVKAIPSKDKKADNVNENSLQIAVASRIKLFYRPSNLTMNVDDAQQKLLVEQRGKELVVNNPTPYFITLSKVSVGGKLLPNVMVEPGSEMKMPIPAGAVGNIAYSTINDFGGLTVGRK from the coding sequence TTGGTTACTCAATTATTAAAAAAATGTGCCATCCTGTCTTTGCTTTCTTCACTATTTTTGCCGTTAGTAGCTTATGCGGGGGGGGTAGGATTGGGGGCAACACGTGTAATTTATCCTTCTGAAAATAAACAGGTTTCTTTATCTGTTAGAAACAGTGATGAAAAGGGTTTTTTCCTTATCCAATCTTGGGTTGAAGATAATCAGGGTAAAAAAGTAAATGATTTTGTTATCACACCACCGCTGTTTATGATTAAACCCATGAGTGAGAATTCATTACGTATTACCTATACTGGTAAGGCTCTACCCACTGATAAAGAGAGTGCCTATAGGATCGTGGTTAAAGCTATACCATCCAAAGATAAAAAAGCCGACAACGTCAATGAAAACAGTTTGCAAATTGCTGTTGCCAGTCGTATTAAACTATTTTATCGCCCTTCAAATTTGACAATGAATGTTGATGATGCTCAACAAAAACTGTTGGTTGAGCAAAGGGGAAAAGAGCTGGTAGTGAACAACCCAACACCTTATTTCATCACCTTAAGTAAAGTTTCTGTCGGCGGTAAATTATTGCCTAATGTTATGGTTGAGCCGGGGAGTGAAATGAAAATGCCAATTCCTGCCGGTGCTGTAGGAAATATTGCCTATTCTACTATTAATGACTTTGGCGGATTAACTGTTGGTCGTAAATAA
- a CDS encoding EAL domain-containing protein produces MTIRYASPAPLTVRFNQVMYIVHCVFQPIYNLEGRLLAVELLSRFHRQDNPQQLLEPDYFFRHAHAAPKRRVTAYQFSLLQCCLPWLAEHHIVASLNIDRMQAQDILSNPPIYRLLQSLAPWVRLEINECFLLGRMKVNDDPLLVALSLCSPLWLDDFGSGAANFSTLFSGLFEVVKLDHEIFSLFMAAESGRILMPALLALMQEHSFGLIIEGVETREIQQQVQDWSVLGLQGFLWPTSPLDELDGLR; encoded by the coding sequence ATGACAATACGGTATGCTAGCCCAGCTCCGCTGACCGTGAGATTTAATCAGGTTATGTACATCGTTCATTGCGTGTTTCAACCGATCTATAATCTGGAAGGCAGGTTATTGGCTGTAGAGCTATTATCCCGCTTTCACCGACAAGACAATCCTCAGCAATTATTGGAACCCGATTATTTTTTCCGTCATGCGCATGCTGCACCTAAACGCCGGGTTACGGCATACCAATTTTCCCTGTTGCAATGTTGCCTGCCATGGTTGGCAGAGCACCATATTGTTGCCAGTCTGAATATTGATCGAATGCAGGCGCAGGATATTTTATCTAATCCACCAATCTATCGGTTGTTACAGTCTTTGGCACCCTGGGTTCGGCTAGAAATAAATGAATGTTTCCTGCTGGGGCGCATGAAGGTAAATGATGATCCTTTATTGGTGGCTTTGTCGCTGTGTTCACCGTTATGGCTGGATGATTTTGGTAGTGGGGCGGCAAATTTTTCTACGCTCTTTTCCGGCCTGTTTGAGGTCGTCAAACTTGATCATGAAATTTTCAGCCTATTCATGGCGGCAGAAAGTGGCCGTATATTAATGCCTGCGTTGTTGGCATTAATGCAGGAGCACAGTTTTGGTTTGATAATCGAAGGAGTTGAAACTAGAGAGATACAACAGCAGGTTCAAGATTGGTCGGTGTTGGGCTTGCAGGGTTTTCTTTGGCCGACATCACCTCTGGATGAGTTAGATGGTTTACGCTAA
- a CDS encoding fimbrial protein, which translates to MYKHYILAGVFVVLSLPGAFASGHNNTVVTLPGGELNFIGDVIDAACLVDIDSRKQEIRLDQVNNAQFTASGSSVSAAPFSIQLNNCSVTTSQSVGISFIGVADERDPTILATITERNMANGVGIALFDADNNLLPINAPPKDFSLLSRGTNTLHFFAKYRSTLPVVTSGSSNAAANFMVTYQ; encoded by the coding sequence ATGTATAAACATTATATTCTGGCAGGGGTTTTTGTCGTTTTATCCCTGCCGGGCGCATTTGCTTCTGGTCATAATAATACCGTAGTGACTTTGCCTGGAGGCGAACTCAACTTTATTGGCGATGTTATTGATGCCGCTTGTCTGGTTGATATTGATAGCCGAAAACAAGAAATTCGCTTAGATCAAGTCAACAATGCTCAATTTACAGCTTCAGGTAGCAGTGTGAGTGCTGCTCCTTTTAGTATTCAGTTAAATAATTGCTCGGTAACGACCAGTCAATCGGTGGGTATTAGTTTTATCGGTGTCGCCGATGAACGTGATCCTACTATTTTAGCGACAATTACTGAACGAAATATGGCGAATGGCGTCGGTATTGCCTTATTTGATGCTGATAATAATCTGTTGCCCATCAATGCCCCGCCGAAAGATTTTAGTTTATTAAGCCGTGGTACTAATACATTACATTTCTTTGCTAAATACCGTTCAACCCTGCCTGTGGTGACGAGTGGCTCAAGCAATGCCGCCGCAAACTTTATGGTTACCTATCAATAG
- a CDS encoding fimbrial protein — protein MNLFRSIFIGLFLSAAPVLFIKSYAEVNNSSFSVVPTDYISNFASGAVPSIGEALSDWQATPQDHVGGQNSLWNTISYESQLPSTGSFYYEGSNTYTIYETGIPGIGIVLRISNDKTDKFRFSVAIQDTTANILYHNTAIDGAYDSFVNVTYWAKLVTTGVTPSPQKYTISPQRAGTLSFTNGFGYNPTTVTLNDINMTVGNKGCRADSVASTIMAPASLNRFIGVGTVVPTTDIVTINLSCDADTAVYGVMSDGSNRGNISNVLTVQSPVDLGVGIQFLYSTSTGFSSAAPITFGPDASWIGADGNFPIKSSIDPNDVTLTLIPQYYQTNPSVEVGKFTAIATLTLAYE, from the coding sequence ATGAATTTATTTCGTAGTATATTCATTGGCCTTTTCTTGTCTGCGGCTCCAGTGTTATTTATAAAGTCGTATGCGGAAGTTAATAACTCCAGTTTTTCTGTTGTACCAACAGATTATATAAGCAATTTTGCTTCCGGCGCTGTACCTAGTATAGGAGAGGCTCTCAGTGATTGGCAGGCGACTCCTCAGGATCATGTTGGTGGTCAAAACTCTCTGTGGAACACTATTAGTTACGAGAGCCAACTGCCTTCTACTGGGAGTTTTTATTATGAAGGTAGTAATACATATACAATTTATGAAACAGGTATTCCTGGAATAGGAATAGTATTGCGGATAAGCAATGACAAAACAGATAAGTTTCGCTTTTCTGTAGCTATTCAAGATACTACCGCCAACATATTATATCATAACACTGCTATTGATGGTGCTTATGACAGTTTTGTTAATGTAACTTATTGGGCTAAACTAGTAACAACGGGAGTAACTCCTTCTCCACAGAAATATACAATTTCGCCGCAAAGAGCAGGTACACTAAGTTTTACCAATGGTTTTGGTTATAATCCCACGACAGTTACTCTTAATGATATTAATATGACGGTAGGGAATAAAGGATGTCGGGCCGATTCCGTGGCATCGACAATTATGGCTCCGGCTTCTTTGAATCGCTTTATCGGTGTTGGGACAGTGGTGCCTACAACAGATATTGTTACGATAAATTTATCTTGTGACGCAGATACTGCGGTCTATGGTGTTATGAGTGATGGATCGAATCGGGGTAATATCAGTAATGTGTTAACCGTTCAAAGTCCGGTAGATTTAGGGGTGGGTATCCAATTTTTATATTCAACATCAACAGGTTTTTCATCGGCAGCCCCTATTACTTTTGGACCGGATGCGAGTTGGATCGGTGCTGATGGGAACTTTCCAATAAAAAGTTCAATAGACCCAAATGATGTAACTCTGACCTTAATACCGCAATATTACCAGACCAATCCTAGCGTTGAAGTTGGTAAATTTACCGCTATAGCGACGTTGACGTTGGCTTACGAATAA
- a CDS encoding fimbrial protein gives MKKNAFYLSAGLLFSPVSLAYDVMIDISGSIADNSCDVVVENISVPIGDVALKTFTYPGQVTGTTAFTIELTNCRAAAKGVKVSFTGNADPVNTDLLQLDNPTAAGSATGMAVGFLAEDRITAIPLNTSVPASTAYNLDPSSPDNTILNFYAQYQSTGAPLKAGIANATATFYLEYQ, from the coding sequence ATGAAAAAAAATGCTTTTTATCTCTCTGCCGGCCTGTTATTTAGCCCTGTATCATTAGCCTATGATGTGATGATCGATATCAGCGGCAGCATTGCGGATAACAGCTGTGATGTGGTGGTGGAGAATATTTCTGTGCCTATCGGCGATGTCGCTTTAAAGACCTTTACCTACCCGGGGCAAGTCACTGGGACAACAGCGTTTACCATTGAATTGACTAATTGCCGAGCAGCGGCAAAAGGCGTAAAGGTTTCTTTCACTGGAAATGCGGATCCAGTCAATACGGATTTATTACAATTAGATAACCCAACGGCTGCTGGCTCGGCGACAGGCATGGCAGTGGGGTTTCTAGCAGAGGATCGCATAACTGCGATTCCTCTGAATACCTCGGTTCCGGCAAGCACGGCTTATAATTTGGATCCTTCATCTCCAGATAACACGATATTGAATTTTTATGCTCAATATCAATCCACCGGTGCGCCATTAAAGGCGGGGATTGCTAATGCAACGGCGACTTTCTATTTGGAGTATCAGTAA